cctacagggtcacaccataaaaagagaatgatttaatggtggaggaattaattaataatggctaataattatttatttgtgaaataaataattaattggaaaatttaataattgattaaatgagatttaattgattataaattaattaagaaaagttcttaatattattaattaaaggatttaatttttggaaattaaatcaagagagagaattatttctaaagtgtttagaaaaagaattaataattaaaaggtgttttaattattaatgagaataataaatgggataataataataatatttatgggaaaatttcagctaaaatttttgcctataaatacactattatagaccctatttttattcgaaccgaAGAACCccaaaaaaacccaaaaagtttggaaaacccaattctctccacctccttcctcctccttaacatcgttttcttggtggataccggtggagtgcttcacacttgaggagcaactgctaaggatctctgatcgttgtctccgaattaattttaaaggttagattcaatccctcgaatttttattcatgatctgtatgcttttatttggattttatatgtgcgaaagtgttttgccatgctcccgctgcgttaaaaatccaacagaatcaaatttaaaattattttttttcaaataaaacattttattatatttaaatataattattattctacatTAACAACAAATTTGATAAAATTCTAGCATGGAATCAAGGGTTCTCTACGGTTCTCTATATAAGAGAGCCCTCTCTTGAAGAAAGGcctatatatatttacatattcgtgattaataatattatttatataatttattgcAGGAATAATGAAAGATAATATagtaagtacactatatatatttggataacattgataaaacatattattctataaacatgtttatttttggccgaacttaaatgttttcaatgatgtaatgttttcataaaatatgccatgcaaactaatacatttttatgatgatctagttgctaataTATGTAGTATTCGAAATCTCTAATAAAtctcgatccgatttaaattagaaaaaatccCGGCCTGATATGATCCGACTCGaaaaaaagcccggttaggcccgcctcgagggcccaaacaGGCTCTGACATTTTCGAAAAGCCCGGCCCGACCCGATCAAAGTCAAAACTCAAAAATCCCGGCCCGATCAAAACCCAggctttttaaggcccggtcaaagcccggcccggtgggtcttttgtgcatctctagcaCTAGACCCGATCTTATACAATCTGTCAGGGTTGTCAGTAAGTTTATGGATGATCCAGGCAAAAAGCATTGGCAAGTTGTGAAGAGGGTGTTTCAGTACATAAAAGATACGTCTGATGTTGGTCTCATTTATGGAGGTGATACAGAGTATTTCATAACATGGTTTTCAGACTCTAATTATGTTGGAGATGTTAACATTAGAAGATTTATGACTAGTTATGCTTTCACTGGGTGGTTCAATTGTCAATTGAAAAGCTACTCTGCAACCTACTCTGACTTTATCTACTATAGAAGCAGAGTACATGGTATTGACAGAAGCTGCAAAAGAAGGAATCTGGTTAAAAGGTTTGATCAGTGATTTGGGTCTACATCATGATCAGTCTACAGTGTATTGTGACAGTCTTAGTGTAATCTGTTTAGCCAATCATCAGATCCATCATGAGCGGACTAAGCACATAAATGTAAGATATCATTTTCTGGAAAGTGAGAAAAGAATCAAGGTGAGCATAGTGGGTACTGCTGATAACCCAGTTAATATGCTCACCAATCCGGTTCAACATAACAAATTTCAACATTGTTTGAACTTGCTAAATGTTCGAAGTTGTTGATTGCCCTTTAAGGCCAAAAATATGAGGCAGAAGAGGTTTTTCTGGTATAGCTGGCATTATTATGGTGCATCTGGTATATCTGTTTTTTTTGTGAGAGGATTCAAGTCAAGATGGAGATTTGTTAGAACATTCCTTGAATCAGTATATGCCCAAACACTAGTATCTTATATTTTACGCTATGATTATCTGTTTTGGTCCTATTTATTTTGGGCTCAGTAACCGCCTAGAGAGTATTATATAAACTCTCTAGGGAATAACTTAAACGTATGCTTTGATCCGTAAcctcaagatcaataaaaattTTCTCTTCTACCTATTTGTATTCTTTATGTTTATTATAATCTTTCTTGTTTCCGTTATAACAAGGAATATATTGATTGGTATGTACATAACACGGTGAAGTATAACTTTAAcccattttttatataaaattaataaaaataatcatTCTAAAAAAAATTGGCCAATCTCAAAAAAGTGGCCAATTTTAGTGTTGGGGAGTTTTTGGCTAGAAGAGTTCCAGCCTTTTGGATACCCAACTGTTAGTGGAGTATGTTCTATATGGGATACCCaacttgttaatatataatattattattagatagttttattattattattattattattattattatagttTTCTTGTTAGGAtgttttcatttattattgattACTTGTTGGCTATATAAAGCCCCTATTCTCTTGTAATTGATAACAATTCTTATTATAATAAAATCCTATTTTTCTCTTTTCTCAATACATTATCATGATATCAAGAGTTATGTTTCAATCCGGCATAGGTCAATGGAGAGTTGCTTGGTAGCTTTTACATGTTGAGTTTAAAATATGTGTTTCGATTATGTTTCTTTTCGTCTTCTTCTTCAAATTGGTTATTTTTATCTTTTTCTTGGATGATTTTGAGTTTTAATCATGATTACTGTTTTTTTCTTCGAACTCCTTGGATTTCTCTAGGGTAAGCAAAATTGATTTTTGGTTGAAATTTTTTTTTGCTGGTTTTTGTTGGAACTCTCCTACACATTCTATGTCTGTCTTTGATGATATTGGGTCAttgataattttattttttccCTTCCTTTCCCTTTGatctttcttctctctttcttgTGATCTATGATGAAAGTAGCACAAGGCATATCTGTATACCTTCTTCATTCTTTAAATCTGGTGTTCTAGGCGCATTGGTCATTCGATGGATTGGATTATTTTATTGGTGTTGTAAGCACATTAACCATTCGCGGGATTGCTTTTGGTTTATTTGGTACTCTAGGCACATTGACCATACGAGGGATTAATTTAGTTTATTTGATGCCTTAAGCACATTGAGCCTTTGTGGGATTCAATTTTGGATTTGATTTTTGTGTTAGTTTGATGTTAGTATTGAATACATTTTTGCTGGTTAGATTTGGATAAAGTTTGTTGTTTTGATTTCAATACGGCTTGGATTCGATTCCTATTTTAGATTAGATTAGATATGGAGTTCATTTTGATTGGTCATTGGGTTTAATTTTGGATTTGGTCTCAGTTCCGGTGATTGTAAATTTGCTTTATTTTTTAACTTATTTTGATTGATTATTGGGAGACATGAATGGTTTTCTTTTTGTTGATTCGGTTGTGATTGGATACTCGGGATTCTATTGTCTTGCGGTTTTATATTTACTCTTGTTTTGCGCTTATGCTCAGCTTTGAGTTGCTTGAAAGTTTTTTTATTCTTTGGATTGTGACTTTGTTTCCGGATTCGTTTGGATGTTCTTGTTTCCGGTGTTGCAATTTTAAATTTGTTTGATTATGTAGCTCCGTTTCTTGTTTGACAAACATTCGATTCACCGTAATCAATGGAGTATCTTATATAAGTTGGAATACGTATCCCAAACTGTTTAAATTGGTCtgttatttttttcaaaaaaatggttattttttgtaattttataacATGTACACAAGCCTCACTCTCGCGTTTTTTAGCGtttttttaaataatggttcATTCAGGTGTTCATTTTGCTAACATAAATTTACTGAACAGTAGGAATGGTATCAAGCCTTCTACTTAATTTGTCTCAATAATTATATGTATGGAATTGTCTTATGGAGCCTTCTTGCTGTAACTCATCACCTCCGGCATTGATTCTAGAAAAAAATGTAAGCACGTCCAATTTGCAAGTTAGTCCGATAACTTATATAGAAAAAAGAATCATAAGTATTTTACTACAATTGTgttggaaaagaacagaaatgACTACAATTTAGAAATGTAAACGTCCATATCAATAACAagttatacatatatattgtCAACAAATGGTTGTTGCAAGGTTGAGCTTTGTCCCCTTGCGGGAAGTCAATAGTTCGACTGTGTGTGTGTATTCACAGATGACAAGAATGGCTACATTAGAAAATGTTAATGTCCTTATCTTGATTCTTGGCAAAGTAAacgtgtatatatataatacaaatgGCGACATATGGCTGATAAGAACAATCATTTTTTCCTCACCTTCAAAGATGGACTTCATCTATACTAGCAGTACCTTCTTAATAGTTCCAGCACTACTTCTTCTTGTAATCTTTTCAGCTCTAATGTCGAAACTTTATATTGGAAAATCAGTCAGCAATCCGCAATACGCTCCTGTGGTGGGGACTGTTTTTCATCAGCTGTTTTATTACAACAGGCTCCATGACTACCTAACTGATCTTGGTAAAAGACATCGTACGTTTAGGCTTCTTGCTCCGGATCAAAGTGAACTGTATACAACTGATGTACAAAATATTGAACATATACTTAAAACCAGTTTTAATAAATACTCCAAAGGTGACATTAATGTCAACATTATATCTGACCTGTTTGGCCAAGGTATCTTTGCTGTTGATGGTGTTAAGTGGCGCAGGCAGAGGAAGTTTGCAAGTCATGAGTTCTCGACAGGGGTTCTTCGGGACTTTAGCTGTACGATTTTCAGAAAAAATGCAGCAAAATTAGTTAAAACCGTGTCTGAGTTTGCCAGAGCTGGCACAGTTTTTGATGTACAAGTAAGTACTCCGAAACACAATTTGTAGAAGAAAACTAATACGTCCAGCTATGCCCTTCTTTTGAGCGACTTAGCTTCTGAAGATGAAGATATTTGCTTGAAAATTTTGCAGGAACTGTTAATGAGATGTGCTTTACAATCCATATTCAAAGTAGGATTCGGAGTTGATTTGAATTGCCTGGAAGGATCAGGTGAAAAAGAAAAAGCATTTATCAAGGCTTTTGATGATTCAAATGCATTAACATTTTGGCGCTATGTGGATCCAACTTGGCAGCTGAAGCGGTTTTTTAATATCGGGTCAGAAGCTTCCCTTCACAAAAACATTAAAATCATACATGATTATGTCCAGAATTTGATAAGTGAGAAGAGGGAAGTGTCAGAAATGCAACATCATACTGTAAGTATTATTGTTTTCCCCCATATTTTAGTGCTACTATTCTACTTTGAATTTCATTGTTAGATATAAATTTAACGAGTTTCAGAATGAAAAGGAGGATATACTGTCAAGATTGCTGATAGAGAGCAGGAAGGATCCAGAAAATATGAATGATCAATACCTCATGGATGTCATTCTGAATTTCATACTTGCCGGCAAGGATTCAACTGCAAATACTCTTTCATGGTTCTTTTATGTGGTTTGCAAGAATCCACTTGTACAGGAGAGAATATTACTTGAAATCAGAGATGTTTTTGGCAGCAAGTACGATAAGAGTAGCATTGAAGATTTTGTCGAAACAATAAGTGATGAAGTACTTGAGAAAATGCACTACCTACATGCGGCTTTGTCAGAGACCTTGAGGCTTTACCCTGCAGTCCCAGTGGTTAGTATCCAAGTAACCAGAATATAAGTTACTTCAAAAGTAGTAAAACCCTTCAAATTATTTCAAAATTATGTAACTCTACTACTAATAAATGTTGTGATTTTGGTCATTTTTGAAGAATGGAAGGTGTTCTGAAGAAGATGACATTCTTCCTGATGGTAATAAATTGAAAAAAGGAGATGGTGTATACTACATATCATATGCAATGGGAAGGATGCCTCATATATGGGGAGATGATGCTGAGGATTTTCGACCAGAAAGATGGCTTAACAGCAATGGACTGTTCGTGCCTGAATCACCATTTAAGTTCATTGCGTTTCATGTATGTCATGTCATATGGCTAAAGCACAACTATCAACTAAATAGAAAGAATGTTTAAATTTGTTTATCTTGACTTGTTACAGGCTGGACCACGAATTTGTCTGGGCAAAGATTTTGCTTACCGTCAAATGAAGATTTTAACAATTGCTCTGTTGCGATTTATTCAGTTTGAATTAGCTGATGAGAAAGCAAATGTGACTTATAGGACTATGTTTACGCTTCATATAAATGGAGGGCTTCATCTTCGTGCAGTTCAGAGGCCGGCCTAATTTTGTTCTCGTATTATGTTCTTGAAATAGGTTAATAAGCCACAAAGATTCTGCAGGATGATGTTTTTTGCTTTGTTTTGTAATTGAAGCATATAATACTTGTTTCTAAAACAATCTGTttcgatttcagttttaaataTAAGCTTTTGGTTCAGCTGATAGTTTACATTTGTGTCTGAAGAATAAAAAAAAATAACGAGTTGGTTTCTTCAAAGGATGCATGGTTTTTACTTTTCTCTGTCTCTCACCATCAATTTAAAGCCTTCTTGTGTCTGCACAAGCATATGTTAAGTAACAAAGACTCAACTAAGAATCAAAGGTGGCTTCATTACAAGTGCCTTCTTGACAAAGCACACAATCATTGTTATATGATCGTACTTCAACTGCAGGTGATTGACATTATACGATGCTGGAATTGGATTGTAATTCTAATTAAGGTAACTAAATACAACAGAAATGAGGAAGACATTTAACAAGTTCTAAAGATCAAAAGTCAGATTGCTTCTCTGTTACGCAGATTGTCAGGGTTTTtttgttggaataatcttaaatttagttattaattatttgtttatttaattattagatatttagcaatgattaattattagagaaaaatattattttagaattgtttagtagtggggtagtggagttatggagtaaattatggacatgtaatttacccattaattagtagtggttagttttagtaatagttagttttaatatgtttgtaaagcctatataatggctagtttaccttgagttttaggagaggaaaagaaaaacaagaaataTAGCATTACAAGTTTTCTGCAaaaaaaatgtaggtgtcttttttctctaagttttttcaacattggcatcagagccataTGATCCAGGGCTTATA
This genomic interval from Apium graveolens cultivar Ventura chromosome 8, ASM990537v1, whole genome shotgun sequence contains the following:
- the LOC141678737 gene encoding cytochrome P450 704C1-like isoform X1, giving the protein MTRMATLENVNVLILILGKVNVYIYNTNGDIWLIRTIIFSSPSKMDFIYTSSTFLIVPALLLLVIFSALMSKLYIGKSVSNPQYAPVVGTVFHQLFYYNRLHDYLTDLGKRHRTFRLLAPDQSELYTTDVQNIEHILKTSFNKYSKGDINVNIISDLFGQGIFAVDGVKWRRQRKFASHEFSTGVLRDFSCTIFRKNAAKLVKTVSEFARAGTVFDVQELLMRCALQSIFKVGFGVDLNCLEGSGEKEKAFIKAFDDSNALTFWRYVDPTWQLKRFFNIGSEASLHKNIKIIHDYVQNLISEKREVSEMQHHTNEKEDILSRLLIESRKDPENMNDQYLMDVILNFILAGKDSTANTLSWFFYVVCKNPLVQERILLEIRDVFGSKYDKSSIEDFVETISDEVLEKMHYLHAALSETLRLYPAVPVNGRCSEEDDILPDGNKLKKGDGVYYISYAMGRMPHIWGDDAEDFRPERWLNSNGLFVPESPFKFIAFHAGPRICLGKDFAYRQMKILTIALLRFIQFELADEKANVTYRTMFTLHINGGLHLRAVQRPA
- the LOC141678737 gene encoding cytochrome P450 704C1-like isoform X2, whose product is MTRMATLENVNVLILILGKVNVYIYNTNGDIWLIRTIIFSSPSKMDFIYTSSTFLIVPALLLLVIFSALMSKLYIGKSVSNPQYAPVVGTVFHQLFYYNRLHDYLTDLGKRHRTFRLLAPDQSELYTTDVQNIEHILKTSFNKYSKGDINVNIISDLFGQGIFAVDGVKWRRQRKFASHEFSTGVLRDFSCTIFRKNAAKLVKTVSEFARAGTVFDVQELLMRCALQSIFKVGFGVDLNCLEGSGEKEKAFIKAFDDSNALTFWRYVDPTWQLKRFFNIGSEASLHKNIKIIHDYVQNLISEKREVSEMQHHTEDILSRLLIESRKDPENMNDQYLMDVILNFILAGKDSTANTLSWFFYVVCKNPLVQERILLEIRDVFGSKYDKSSIEDFVETISDEVLEKMHYLHAALSETLRLYPAVPVNGRCSEEDDILPDGNKLKKGDGVYYISYAMGRMPHIWGDDAEDFRPERWLNSNGLFVPESPFKFIAFHAGPRICLGKDFAYRQMKILTIALLRFIQFELADEKANVTYRTMFTLHINGGLHLRAVQRPA